CTGGGTGAGGCAGTGTGTCAtatgtatcaaaagtaggtcactctgtcCTACTTTTTGATCTTTGACCTACATCCAGTTGAGGACTGTTATTCACTGAAttgttatgttgtatatatattgggcATAAAATAATACCAAACTAGATATTAACAAGGATGTGTACCAACATCACAACACAGCAAATACAGTAGTTTTGAATACTTTATAACTGTCATAAAGTGCAAGTGTAGATATATGTACTtatagaaatatacattttaaaccTGAAATTAGCACAATGctttaaacataaacaacaagTTTACCACTAGAACCTAAAGAGTACcaggttttattttaatcttaaacaatagacatgatgacattttgtgtgtgtgtaacTTGGGGAACTGTTGATCTTATAATCTGCCTGTATACAATGGTCCCTCTCTGATAGGACCACCCACTGGACCACCCCATGGGACTGACATGAGGTGGTCTTATAATAGGAGAGGTCTTTACTGAGAGGACTGGTATCAAGAAGGCCAATATAATTCTGTATTATATAGCCATACCTGAACATTGATTAACAGGATTGTGATGGATCAttcatttgataaaattatTGTCATTGATATAATCAATCTGaatgtgtaaaataaaatataatatacatatgtacatactgtatcatatttGAAGCAGTGGAGCGATACAGCATGTTTCATGgcaaatgaatatttatttagTGTGAATCATTTATATTTAACTGTGTAAACGGGATACATAATACCTGAACTGTTAGCAAGCACCATTGTCATCAAGTTTAGGgttataaatacttattttatcTGATTTCATTGTCAAATGGGGCCTGATCTAATGTTTTAAGTTTGGTTGGCATCACAAAAATAATAGAAAGTGACTTTCAGCTTGCTGAAatcatgtaaacaaaaacatggtCGCTCCCCAGAGGTAAATTCGTGTACATATCATGTTTTAGGGTGTGATTAAGCATTCGTTCGTCGGTTAAGACGGATGGTCATTGAGAGAGGGTAATTTATCATTTAATCAGTGAACAAGAAAAATGGACACATACAAAGAGTGGTCGCTGGTGAGAGTGGTCGTAAATAGGGGGGACCACTGTATTGATCTTTATCATTACAATAATCTATTATCCTTCAGAGTAACAAAAAGATAGATACAAGAATCAAATGAAAAGtgatttttaatgaaatatacatgtgtttgcatcaatttcatttaagaaaaatgtatcattttgttttgatcattctatttttgttttctccTTTCAGAACACTTAATGGAACAGGTTGATTTAGAGAAAACAAGAGCCAACAGAACAGAGGAGGAGAAGATGAGGGCAGAGGAGGAGAAGATGAGGGCAGAGGAGGAGAAGATGAGGGCAGAGGAGGAGAAGATGAGGGCAGAGGAGGAGAAACTGGAGGCTTTGAACAGGGAGGCCATGCTGGAGGAGGAAAAAAGGAGGGCAGAGGAGGAGAAGATGAGGGCAGAGGAGGAGAAGATGAGGGCAGAGGAGGAGAAGATGAGGGCAGAGGAGGAGAAGATGAGGGCAGAGGAGGAGAAACTGGAAGCTTTGAACAGAGAGGCCATGCTGAAGGAGGAGAAGATGAGGGCAGAGGAGGAGAAGATGAGGGCAGAGGAGGAGAAGATGAGGGCAGAGGAGGAGAAATTAGTGGTTCTTAGAGATTACAACAATGCTATTGAAGTTAGGAATGAAGCTGTTGATGAAATCATACAAGGACTCAACAGGGAGGAAGTCCTAAAGAAAGAGAAGGATGATGAGAGGGCAAAAGCTGAGGCAGAGAGGGCAAAAGCTGAGGCAGAGAGGGCAAAAGCTGAGGCAGAGAGGGCAAAAGCTGAGACAGAGAGGGCAAATGCTAAGGCAGAGAGGGCAAAAGCTGAAATGTTAGAGAAGCAACTGGCAAAGATGACAGCTCTTTTTGAAAAGGAAAAGAAACAACTTTTATTACAGATTCAACAAATGACTGGATGTGTGCGAGCGTGATCTCTTTTTTGTGTGAAACTGGTATGAATGTAGTTTCTTCAATATTTGGATACTAAATCTAGCTCAATATATTGTTGGAATTGTATAAGAG
This DNA window, taken from Pecten maximus chromosome 3, xPecMax1.1, whole genome shotgun sequence, encodes the following:
- the LOC117323538 gene encoding golgin subfamily A member 6-like protein 22 isoform X2, giving the protein MAAAGLFNKPFFISVEELLRIECIETFDELCEFYMSEKNTGIDARLMMILSNTYMCYDQKRHTRVQIVDFWKSVDQLGLHYMYVQNGVLIYKQPWVQNNCSAWLNKKLDFHQEMISFENHDVLFMENQCFPWSTVVEASDQAQDWISQEMVKPHVRVMKEKLNFTDVQIVNGLQILRERDEEITFMGLLNTLVPTENALLNVYVGTGKFAFSADIKLVLRHCYAKYHREPTQEEFELEWNRIKEHLMEQVDLEKTRANRTEEEKMRAEEEKMRAEEEKMRAEEEKMRAEEEKLEALNREAMLEEEKRRAEEEKMRAEEEKMRAEEEKMRAEEEKMRAEEEKLEALNREAMLKEEKMRAEEEKMRAEEEKMRAEEEKLVVLRDYNNAIEVRNEAVDEIIQGLNREEVLKKEKDDERAKAEAERAKAEAERAKAEAERAKAETERANAKAERAKAEMLEKQLAKMTALFEKEKKQLLLQIQQMTGCVRA